The following is a genomic window from Benincasa hispida cultivar B227 chromosome 7, ASM972705v1, whole genome shotgun sequence.
tttgaaaaatatatttttatatagtCAATTCATACCCaatctattaaaatttattgaaaatataatgattaaaatcaaaccatttaaattacaaacttttttttaaaatgatacaaGAATCCAAATGGTAGTTAaacctaattttaaaaataatttttaagagTGAAGAAGAATATATAAATGCCATATATGTGTACTTCTTTTGTGTTATAGTGAATATCAAACAAGAGACAATCAAAACAtgcattatatattatatgcttgagatcatttatttatttattttcttttttcttttttctttttaagcatcatttctctcataaaGGCTCCAACATTGGCGTGCTGGCGTGGTCTTCTCCTTGAATTATTGCTTCAACTCTTAAGATTGCACCTAACTACTCCCTAATTTGTTCTTAGGTCATATGATTTGTTttacaaaattatattaatataaataattatatatatatatatatataataataattagttaATGTCACATAGGTCAAGCTTCAAATTTGACtaatatatttgtaatattattttattcttatgaagaaaaaaaaaaaagcatttcTCATAAAATTGAGAAATTATCATCCTATTCCAATGGGGTGCAGAGAAAGATATCTCATTCTCATTTTTAGAGCAAAAgtaactttttaatttaatattccaCATTGAAACTTTGGGGGATAAAAgcaacttttaaatttaaaaattaaaaatctagaGTCAATAAATGGATTTCAATAAAATGAGTTTACTTTAGTAATAgcaaatgttattttttattagtgTTAAATACTGACAAACGTCAGtgacatttattaaatttaaaaatattttatacaattttattatttaaaataattatccagAATGAATTTGtccatttttttacttttaatcgagattataaatatatatatctgAATGAAtttgtccatttttttttactcttaatcgagattataaatataaataaataaatatatatatatatcacttcggagttatttaaattaaaatactaGATCAATTATAGCCCTCTAttagaattttgttttaattgttaatgcATAGATTTCACATATAAACTCCTTTAAATGTAATAGTTCatataaattttaagaaaaatatgaggATGAGATACATATTTTTCATCTACtcatcttcttttatttttctttaatttcactGGTTATTAAAAAAGAGTTACGCCATAATTTTGAACTGATATTAGATGGAATCATGCAAAAGTACTAAATCACTAATCTAATGGattcacattttaaatttgatattttgctaaaaaaaaatctaaaatgtggtgaaataaattgatatttgcctcttttttaaaaaaattggtgaaataaattgacatttaagtttttttttttaggtaaaacaaaaattaaaagcgGGTTGCATGATCCCATAAAAAGATGGAAAGGTgttacaaaattattaaaatattatttataagaTACGGTGGTGATGGGGGTTCTAATCAGGTGCGATGCATGTGCTGCTGCTTTTATGGAGCTCTCGCAGGGGCCCACCAATCCGTGTGGCGCCGCGTTTGTCATTAGGTGGGCCCGCTGTGTACTGTCTCACTCACGTGCCCCAACCACACTCACCCatctcattttcatttcttcttttcacattaaattatcaacaaaaatgcttattaatttattattaattaggaAAAGGATTATGAGTCAAAACAAAAATTCTGTTGACATTTTGGTTTCATAGATGCTCCCAAAAGAAATAAGAATTTTATAGAAACATCGGTACTAATGTCAAAGATGTATACAAATATGCTTATAATAATGTAACTCAAGTATCGGACTAATAATTTGTATTCattttaacaataaattttgattttagaatatAATCAATTCAAACCATCtattagaattttatttttaaaactgcTAAAGCTTAATTAACATGtataaaagttttttaaatgcaaggattaatataaattagaaaaatgtgTGACTCAAATAAGTAGCAGTggattttcttaaaatttgagtGGTTTGTTATTTACCTTTGTCCTCCTCTATTTTTTCTATTGATTTATAAATAACTACACAATTATTATTCTTACTACCTTGTTAAAGCatgatataataaaatatatgttatcGATTAAAAGATTTGTGGTTCAAATTCGTCTCATTTGACtcagaaaatatatatatgtgtgtgtgagagagatattatgagattttttatttaaaatttaattactaaaaaacTAACTAGCCTATGAGATTATAGaattaaatttcatgtaaaacGATACTCTAAACTATCAATTTTGTGACTATTAtatcacattaaaaaaaaccGAATGGGTCAATGAGAtgtttgaaataatttgaaaactttAATAACTTATGTGGTAAATTATAGGGACTTATTAGATACAGTGTTTAAATTGGTGAACTTAATAGacaaaactttttttaatataacaagTGTAACGGCAAGAGGATTTAAAACTTCGATCAATAGTACGTGTCAACTAACTTAATCGTAGTAGATAGACACaaacttaaacatttaaaaagtatatttaagTCGCATTTGatatcaattttgttttaaattctatgatgtcataaaaacatatgaaaataaaatagtataaagtaCACCACAACTCAAATACGAAgcataatgtttataaacttgGTTTTTAAACACAAACAACTATTACTCCTTTtcataatttttagttttgatttaaaaaaaaatgcttatAAACATTTCTTCTATCTataatttttatgtatttttatatattttctatacATATTTTAAAGGatcaagtaaaattttaaattataaagataATAGTTTTCgaaaatttattcttaattttagaattgaattaaattccaatatttgtaataataattgaaatatTAGGGGAAAAAACATTAGTTtcgaaaataaaagataaaaaatgaaatctaaaAGAGTAAACAGTCAAGGGCCCACCTCATCGTACACCACACATCACATGTAATAATACTCGATCATCACCTTCCGATCATAACCAAAACTGAATGATTGATATTTCAGGGGCCCAcactataataataataataataataataataataataataataataaactgatCTATCTATTTTGGCGGGATCCATGTAACGAGAAGGTTGTATGAGTGTATAACGTAGATCGCGTTGCAGAGGATCATATCTTACGTACATTGCtttaggtgtttaattaattaacggAATTAAATAATGTCTTAGTTACTCTTctttgtttaattaatattaaaactgATCAAATCAAAACACCGTTTCTGTCGTTCAACTCGGTAACTCGGTTTCCCCGACTCACCTGCCGACGTCCTTTCACCGGCGATCTCCCTCAACCCCCAATTTTATAGCATAGTGGTTAAAATACGAAATTTAGTacataattttagtttttatatttttaataaattttaaaagtaattcctataattaatttaatattagttttcttcataaaaaaattagttattacTAGCATTCATTTcatgaattataaaaaaatatatttaatttcattaaatcatAGCTAGTGTTACTCAaccaaattatattaaaaatgggATAAATACATTagacaatatttttaaaaaaaataataaagtgtataataacatttttgtaaaaatgtaatttatcactaataaactttgaaagtaaattttaaattttgcatttTTTCATATATCTAAATACTTTAGATTTAATTATTTGCAACTACCCTTATAAATATAGTTGTgaaggactaaatttaaaatttaatgaaagtacATAGACTAAAATATCTAATAACTATGTATGGAATAAAATTGGACAATATCATTTGGTATTTAAGTTTCTGACGTAATTTATATTAGTATGAGGGCAATTTGGTAACTTAAAAAACGTAATGGGGACACGAGTAAAAATAAtgcgatttatttatttttaagaataagggaaagaaataaaagaaaaggggaaaaagtACAAAGAGACAAAATGGaataattgaagaaaataaatatttagggATTTGCCCATGCTTTTTTACTTAATTCAATTAGACAACAGAAGATTCAGCATTTTATTGAATTAgaacacaaaattttaattaattaaaaattaaggcAACCTGATTttgttttgattaattaatttacacCCGCCTTTTTCGTTTTTCATGATCACTAATTCACTGCCCCCACCACCATGTGAGTCCCTTTCCCtctctctttttcattttttttctccagAGTTCTATAAATCTTCATTAACTTCGCTCTGAAAATTCTTGATCATAGTAAAACCAGCCTTCTCTGTTCTTCACTGTTTGATTTTTGAGGCCTTAATGCCTCGAGATTTCGGCAAATGAGGTAGTTCTGTGTATTATGCGGTCTCTGTACCGGGATTTTCTTTGCCGATGAAGGGTTTCCCTGCTTCGTTTTTGCTTCTATTTTTGGTGGGTTTTGCTACTTTCAGCTGGGTTTTGGCTTTCCCTCAGGATGTGCTGCCGAAAGATTCTGGGAAATTCAAATTAGGTCTGGACATCCTTCTCTGTTGTTTGTAAATTCTTTTGGGATTCGATCGTATATACTTATTTGGTTGTGATTTTTCTTGTGAATTTGATCGATTGATTCTGTTTTTTATGTTGGGTCTGTTTTGTTGTTGATAAATATCACAGTTTTAAGTTATGTAATCTGTATTTTCTGTTTCATTTGGTCTGAAGAAATGGGTGCTCTCGTCTTACTTAAAGGAGGTTAAAAGTGTTTTATGGCATATTTAGACGTTTTGTTTCGTAATTCCATGAATTGACGAGTGGAAGATTTTGGGTATCCTGAAATCTCCTTCTTCTCTTGTGTATTCTAAGTGGCCACATTGTGCAGAATATTTATTCCCTGTTTGCTGGATTTTGTTTTAGTGGTCGGTTTCTTCTGGCAAATGCAAACCGATTCTGGGAAACGAAAAATTTCTCtccctttttccctttttctatgAAGGTTGTAGAACTTTGGTCTTCAAGTAGTTTTTATTGTTTCTGTTCGCTTGTTTGTTAAGAAAGCCTTGTATTTGCAGGACAAGAAAACTTGGGTCCTTGGAAGAACGAGATATTGGAGACTGCTGAGGGCTCAGGATCTGCATATAACAACTCTCAAAGCCCTCTTGTATTGGCAGCAAATAGAACAAAGCGCCCAGATATTCTTCATGGGTTTAGGGTGTACGAAGGTGGATGGGACATTGCCAATCCGAATTACTGGGCTGTAAGTGCTGTTaccataattttattttactatcTGTGTTTGGTATATTTTGCCTTGAATTCTACTATTCAATACAATTTCTTGGAATTGGTTTGTGAATATCTAAGCTAGCAAAGATATATTATTTGAGGTGGATAGGAAATCTTTGAACACTTAGAGGTGTTTGAGGCATTGAGTTGAGCTATGAAGGTTGAAGTTTGAAGTTTGAAGTTTGGAGTTGATATGTTGGAGTTAGgaagtttgtgtttggggtgtagagttGTAATCGGGAGTTTCTCGATATATGTCCAAAATAGGATTTTTTCTTGTTTAACACCAACTTATGAAGTTGGTGAACCAAACGCCCCCTTTATGGTCGAATTTTAATCATACTTTGTCTAATTTCCAAGACTACAGAGTAATTCTTTAGGAAATGGTACAAAGATTTAACGACTATCATTCTCATCATTCTCCCTTCTTTTAATGTTGTGGCAATCTGCAAATTTATTGTTAGAAACGGATGCCTGAAGGCGGGGGTAGGCTTCAAGTCTTACACCTGGAGCCCAAGAATATCACAGATATTAAATAGTGACTAATTCCTCAGGAGCTTTTTtttaaaggtattgtaattaaagtgtggggtggggGGAATCGAACCTCAGATCTCGAGGTCGATAGTACAAGCATTATACCAGTTGAGCTATGCTCTTATTGGCAATTCCTCAGGAGCTTCAAATAGCTATAGCATATATTGTTGTGCGTAGTCCTTGAAAGACCTTCACATTATGTCTGCAGGGATCTCACATTTTAATCTATGATTTTTCCATTTGTTGGCTCATCCTTAGCATTTAGTATCCTCTTACTACATTTGTAACGATTTACTTGTCCAAACTTTTCAACCAGTACTCATTTCAGTCATGTTAATATGTGTCTGCAGTCTGTTGGATTTACTGGTGCCACTGGTTTCATTCTTTCCATCTTCTGGTTCATTTTCTTTGGCATTGCTCTTCTTATTCATCGTTGCTGCGGATGGAAGTTTAACCTTAACGGCAAAGAATCAAAGACTTCACAGTGGATTTGCCTAGCATTACTTGTTGTTTTCACATCTGCTGCAACGTAATACTCTCTGTTTTTGCCTTGCTGATGTACTTAGATTTTGAAACCAAGCTTTCTTTCATTTAAAAGTTTCTTGGAAATCTAATTATCTTTTCACAGGTTTTGGTGTTGCCATTATAGACCAACGCATAAAGAAAATGGCAATATCTTTTACTTAAATCAAGATTCACAGTATTGTTTTGGACGTCCTTAAAGCTGTTTTAAAAACAGTCTTTTGATTTCATGTATGACTTGATATTTAGAACTAACGAAGTTATTCTACTTTCACTACCACAGATTTGTGAATTTTAACTTCCATGGCCAtccttaaaaatagtttttaaaaacatttgcCAAACAAATTCTTAAATATCCCCTCTTCCCAAGGAAAAAATGGGTTTAGTTAGAAACCTAAGTAATGGTCGGTCCTCTGCTTGCACTGACTAATGCTTTTGCCCTTTTTATGttattaatcatattattttGTTCTCGATTTATGTCTGAATTATCTAACTTCTTTCTGACACGAGCTCACATGTCTATTTCACAGCATTGGCTGCATACTTCTATGTATTGGACAGAATAATTTttacaatgaaggtttgcataCTTTGAAGTTTGTTGTAAACCAGTCGGACTACACTGTGCACACGCTTAAAAATGTTACAGAATATCTCTCACTTGCAAAGACCATTAGTGTGGCCCAGGTGTTCCTTCCATCTGACGTAATGAATGACATCGATGAGTTAAATGTAGATTTAAATACTGCTGCAGATACAGTGGCAGATAAGACAACCGTAAATTCTCGTAAAACAAGAAAAGTTTTCACTATGATGTATGGACCTTCAACTTGTTCCTTTCAATCAAGTTTATGTTCTTTTATGATGTCAAAAAGCTAACATAAATCTTAGTGTAGGCGTTCGGCATTAATTACCGTTGCTGCACTCATGCTTCTTCTGGCTCTCATTGGTCTTTGTATGTACTTCCTAAATTCTTGAATAATGGTGTAGTGTTCTtgtttactgaacttgatcatACTTTTTTACTCACTGGCTGGAATTGTTGTTGCAGTCCTGTCCTTCTTTGGATATCAACATGCAATCTATATGTAAGTTGTTCGTCGAAATACCATTTTTACCTTTCAGATTCATCTATATGTTTGTAGAATAACATTATGTCATCATATTTTGCAGATTAATAATCAGTGGTTGGCTACTTGTGACAATTACATTTGTTCTTTGTGGGTTGTTTGTAATTCTTGACAAGTAAGTTGGTTTGTTTACCGTTCGGATATATCGTTATAATGTAACATTAACTAATAATCGTTGTATTGTTG
Proteins encoded in this region:
- the LOC120081994 gene encoding uncharacterized protein LOC120081994; protein product: MKGFPASFLLLFLVGFATFSWVLAFPQDVLPKDSGKFKLGQENLGPWKNEILETAEGSGSAYNNSQSPLVLAANRTKRPDILHGFRVYEGGWDIANPNYWASVGFTGATGFILSIFWFIFFGIALLIHRCCGWKFNLNGKESKTSQWICLALLVVFTSAATIGCILLCIGQNNFYNEGLHTLKFVVNQSDYTVHTLKNVTEYLSLAKTISVAQVFLPSDVMNDIDELNVDLNTAADTVADKTTVNSRKTRKVFTMMRSALITVAALMLLLALIGLFLSFFGYQHAIYILIISGWLLVTITFVLCGLFVILDNAVSDTCMAMEEWVDNPQAETALSNILPCVDHKTTNQTLIQSKKIVNDIVSVVDQFIYNFANANPPPGSPNYCNQSGPPMPALCYPYNSQLEESRCSDNDVTIENASTVWQKFVCQVSESGLCITVGRVSPDIHSQMVAAVNESYGLQHYTPPLLSFQNCNFVRETFHNITTAYCPHLHRHLKIVNTGLAMISVGILLCLLLWILYANHPQREDVSAKLSFSINCRRSSNPNTNNNGSGNDESTTSSIRSIRSIRSGV